TTTAGCGCACTTCAAACTTAAGGCACTCTTTAGAGGTTTTGGCAAAGCCAGTTAACTCTGACCTGGCCCATAGGACCAGGTTTTTTAGGACTAAATAAAAATGTATTGGGGAGGCAACACATGTATGTCAGCAGTGACCTGAGAAAAGGTCTGAAAATCGAGATTGATGGCGATCCTTATGTGATCATTCAATTTGAATTCGTCAAGCCCGGAAAGGGTCAGGCCCTATACAAGTGCAAGCTGAAAAACATGGTAACCGGATCTCAGTTTGACCGAACGTACAGATCCGGCGATAAATTCAACCCGGCTAACCTCGAAGAACTCCAGATGGAATATTTATATTCAGACGGCGAACGCTATTGTTTCATGAACACAACGACCTATGAACAGGAATTTCTTACCCAGGGTCAGGTGGGCGAATCGATCAGTTTTTTAAAAGAAAACACGGTTTGTAGTGTTCTGTTTTTCGAAGGCAGACCGATCGGGGTTGCTTTGCCCAATTTCGTCGATCTGCGGATTGCCGAGGCAGATGCGTGGGCAAAGGGAGATACAGCCGCCGGCAGTACAAAACCGGCTACACTCGAAACCGGTTATGTTGTTCAGGTTCCGCCGTTTATCGAGGAGGGCGAGCTGGTTCGGATCGATACTAGAACCGGACAGTATGTCGAACGTGTCAAAGGATAAAAAAGGCCTTGTTTTTAAAATGCAAAACCTTCTCTTTT
The window above is part of the Candidatus Desulfatibia profunda genome. Proteins encoded here:
- the efp gene encoding elongation factor P, with protein sequence MYVSSDLRKGLKIEIDGDPYVIIQFEFVKPGKGQALYKCKLKNMVTGSQFDRTYRSGDKFNPANLEELQMEYLYSDGERYCFMNTTTYEQEFLTQGQVGESISFLKENTVCSVLFFEGRPIGVALPNFVDLRIAEADAWAKGDTAAGSTKPATLETGYVVQVPPFIEEGELVRIDTRTGQYVERVKG